A section of the Orenia marismortui DSM 5156 genome encodes:
- a CDS encoding hemerythrin domain-containing protein — translation MKAIKLLVEEHKNIKRVLAVARKLSLNVLEKDEVDFQSFYDIIDVVRNYADKHHHSKEEKILFKKMSEELGEPLASGPITAMFSEHDLGRLFIYNLEAALEKVKEGDQEAKLDIIANTIAYTDLLHRHIDKEDNTIYTFGENNLTEESLVEVEEKCNRVEENAAKEGIQDKYLTLISDLEKRVK, via the coding sequence ATGAAAGCGATAAAGCTATTGGTAGAAGAACATAAAAATATTAAACGAGTATTAGCAGTTGCTAGAAAATTGTCATTAAATGTATTAGAGAAAGATGAAGTAGATTTTCAATCTTTCTATGATATAATTGATGTAGTTAGAAATTATGCTGATAAGCATCATCACAGTAAAGAGGAAAAGATACTTTTTAAAAAAATGTCAGAAGAGCTTGGTGAACCATTAGCTAGTGGACCTATAACAGCTATGTTCTCTGAACATGATTTGGGTAGATTATTCATTTATAATTTAGAAGCAGCTTTAGAGAAAGTCAAAGAAGGGGATCAAGAAGCAAAGCTAGATATTATAGCCAATACTATCGCCTATACAGACCTTTTACATAGGCATATCGATAAAGAAGATAATACTATATATACTTTTGGTGAAAATAACTTGACAGAAGAATCTTTAGTAGAGGTAGAAGAAAAGTGTAATAGAGTGGAAGAAAATGCTGCTAAAGAAGGAATACAGGATAAATATTTAACATTAATTAGTGATTTAGAAAAAAGAGTTAAGTAA
- a CDS encoding GNAT family N-acetyltransferase, translated as MNKLIDTKLENLKLRFAKEEDTSTILNFIKGLAEYEKLSDQVVATEDILKESLFDREVAEVIIAEYEDEAVAFALFFHNFSTFLGKAGIYLEDLYVKPKFRGKGIGTIMLSYLANLAQERNCGRFEWSCLDWNEASINFYKEMGAVAMEDWTVYRVSGSALDELAQKYDR; from the coding sequence ATGAATAAATTAATAGATACAAAATTAGAAAACTTAAAGTTAAGATTTGCTAAAGAAGAAGATACATCTACAATATTAAATTTTATTAAAGGTTTAGCAGAGTATGAAAAGTTATCAGATCAAGTTGTGGCTACAGAAGACATATTGAAAGAATCATTATTTGACCGTGAAGTAGCAGAGGTTATTATAGCAGAATATGAAGATGAAGCAGTAGCTTTTGCCTTGTTTTTTCATAACTTTTCTACTTTTTTAGGAAAAGCAGGTATTTATCTTGAAGACTTATATGTAAAGCCTAAATTTAGAGGAAAAGGGATAGGAACAATTATGCTCTCTTATTTGGCTAATCTAGCACAAGAACGTAATTGTGGAAGATTTGAATGGTCATGTCTTGATTGGAATGAAGCATCTATTAATTTTTACAAAGAGATGGGAGCGGTAGCAATGGAGGATTGGACAGTTTATAGAGTTAGTGGATCGGCTTTAGATGAATTAGCTCAAAAATATGATAGATAG
- a CDS encoding YegS/Rv2252/BmrU family lipid kinase, whose protein sequence is MKKVKLIYNPMSGNKKFPNFLDSFIKKFQDSEYEVSIFRTCANGNISLALEGVDKADYDAIVVAGGDGSVNEVVNEMIKHDLDLPLGIIPAGTANDFANNLNMPTDFNKCFEVILKNNIQKVDVGEVNGRYFINVCAGGLLSSVSHNIDRNFKNTLGKMAYYIKGIEQIPNLKAIPLEIQTKKEIIKEDVYLFMILNSKSAGGFNKLAPKAAIDDGMFEFIAVKSSPLHEIAALFLKILQGDHLNDKNIIYLRDDYFKIKCSDHTYDLHFSDVDGEKGPHLPLEVSLDHHKIKVFTNL, encoded by the coding sequence ATGAAAAAGGTAAAATTGATTTATAATCCTATGTCAGGTAATAAGAAGTTCCCTAATTTCTTAGATAGTTTCATTAAAAAATTTCAAGATTCAGAATATGAAGTTAGTATTTTTAGGACCTGTGCTAATGGCAATATTTCTTTAGCTTTAGAAGGGGTGGATAAAGCAGACTATGATGCTATTGTTGTAGCTGGTGGTGATGGATCTGTGAATGAGGTTGTGAATGAAATGATCAAACATGATTTGGATCTTCCTTTAGGAATAATACCTGCTGGTACTGCTAATGATTTTGCGAATAATTTAAATATGCCTACAGATTTTAATAAATGTTTTGAGGTTATTTTAAAAAATAATATTCAAAAGGTTGATGTAGGTGAAGTAAATGGTAGATATTTCATTAATGTTTGTGCTGGAGGATTATTATCAAGTGTATCCCACAATATTGATAGGAATTTTAAGAATACTTTGGGAAAGATGGCTTATTATATTAAAGGAATTGAACAGATACCAAATTTGAAAGCTATTCCTTTAGAGATTCAGACTAAAAAAGAAATAATTAAAGAAGATGTATATTTATTTATGATTTTAAATAGTAAAAGTGCTGGCGGATTTAATAAATTAGCTCCAAAGGCTGCTATAGATGATGGTATGTTTGAATTTATTGCAGTAAAGTCTAGCCCCTTACATGAAATAGCAGCATTATTTTTGAAAATTTTACAAGGTGATCATCTAAATGATAAGAATATTATCTATCTTAGGGATGATTATTTTAAAATTAAGTGTAGCGACCATACTTATGATCTCCATTTTTCAGATGTGGATGGAGAGAAAGGTCCACATTTACCCTTAGAAGTTTCTTTAGACCATCATAAGATTAAAGTCTTTACTAATTTATAA
- a CDS encoding WG repeat-containing protein — protein sequence MKKLKVSFIIIFVFIILIYSNNSIFGQENIDLYPVFKEINGEKSWGYIDKEGSYVIEPQFKYAQDFQDNGLAIVETEQLLYGVIDKTGKYIVEPKFQYICSFKEGITIAEDKRGYNAINEKGELIFQSDDYISDFNEGKAAFSKSGQSLIGYINKSGKVIMPLQYQWHKYIDDFQTGKVLVKIDKDTYLLINENNQVLEILNYKYLGARNEGFITFRDKVNGKLGYIDEQGNILVEAKFSDAYPFKNGLAIVNGAEDTWEREYGVIDTTGNFILKPQYNDIKNLGQGLLAVGVAIDEIVNSQGSVYALVNHQGEFITDFKYYSLSDFNNGLASVSDRRYTFFIDETGNKVRDLPIVEGIGELSLTGSLIKAEIDDRLSYLTKSSNIVWEESRDRNLGNIYTIVEKKYRPNPTVLIYYPKLRGIEDNKIERRVNDRLKNIAIGNFIDINFDEDLYYDYQAEFEIEFYNKSLLVLEFSSYEYPFGAAHGMPSLDYLHIDLKSGEFYNLSDLFKANSDYVSIITKLIKEEIESQGEDSMIWLDEYQGIEGNQNFILGEEALSIYFYPYQIAPYSEGFPTFKIPYTKLDNIINKSGELWNSFN from the coding sequence ATGAAAAAGTTAAAAGTAAGTTTTATTATTATATTTGTTTTTATTATTCTTATTTATAGTAATAATTCTATTTTTGGTCAAGAAAATATTGATTTGTACCCTGTTTTTAAAGAAATTAATGGAGAAAAAAGCTGGGGATATATTGATAAAGAAGGTAGTTATGTAATTGAGCCACAATTTAAATATGCCCAAGATTTCCAAGATAATGGTTTAGCAATAGTAGAGACAGAGCAACTTTTATATGGGGTTATTGATAAAACAGGAAAGTATATAGTAGAACCTAAATTTCAATATATATGTAGTTTTAAAGAAGGGATAACTATTGCTGAAGATAAAAGAGGATATAATGCTATCAATGAAAAGGGAGAGCTTATTTTTCAATCAGATGATTATATAAGTGATTTTAATGAGGGAAAGGCAGCCTTTAGCAAATCAGGCCAATCTTTGATCGGATATATAAATAAATCTGGAAAGGTTATAATGCCACTTCAGTATCAATGGCATAAATATATAGATGATTTCCAAACAGGAAAGGTTTTAGTAAAGATTGACAAAGATACTTATCTATTAATAAATGAGAATAATCAAGTTTTAGAGATATTAAACTATAAATATTTAGGTGCTAGAAATGAAGGATTTATTACTTTTAGAGATAAGGTTAATGGTAAATTAGGTTATATTGATGAGCAAGGTAATATATTAGTAGAAGCTAAATTTTCTGATGCCTATCCTTTTAAAAATGGTCTAGCTATAGTAAATGGAGCAGAAGATACTTGGGAGAGAGAATATGGAGTTATAGATACTACAGGTAATTTTATCTTAAAGCCCCAATACAACGATATTAAGAACTTAGGACAGGGCTTACTTGCTGTAGGGGTTGCTATAGATGAAATTGTTAATTCACAGGGTTCTGTTTACGCTTTGGTAAATCATCAGGGTGAGTTTATCACAGACTTCAAATATTATTCGCTTTCAGATTTCAATAATGGGCTAGCATCGGTTTCAGATAGAAGATATACTTTCTTTATAGATGAGACAGGAAATAAGGTTAGAGATTTACCTATAGTTGAGGGTATAGGTGAATTATCTTTAACTGGTAGCTTAATCAAGGCAGAAATTGATGATAGATTATCTTATTTGACGAAATCTTCTAATATAGTGTGGGAAGAAAGTAGAGATAGAAACTTAGGAAATATTTATACTATAGTTGAAAAGAAATATAGACCAAATCCTACGGTGCTAATTTATTATCCAAAATTAAGAGGGATTGAAGATAATAAGATAGAAAGACGGGTTAATGATAGATTAAAGAATATTGCTATTGGCAATTTTATAGATATAAACTTTGATGAAGATTTATATTACGATTATCAAGCTGAATTTGAAATTGAATTTTATAACAAATCTTTATTAGTTTTAGAGTTTTCAAGTTATGAGTATCCTTTTGGGGCGGCTCATGGAATGCCATCACTGGATTATCTGCATATTGATCTAAAGAGTGGAGAATTTTATAACTTAAGTGACTTATTCAAAGCAAATAGCGATTATGTGAGTATAATTACTAAACTTATTAAAGAAGAGATAGAAAGTCAAGGTGAAGATAGTATGATCTGGTTAGATGAATATCAAGGTATAGAAGGCAATCAAAATTTTATTTTGGGAGAAGAGGCTTTAAGTATCTATTTTTATCCTTATCAAATTGCACCTTATTCTGAGGGATTCCCTACATTTAAAATTCCTTATACTAAGTTAGATAATATCATCAATAAATCTGGAGAATTGTGGAATTCTTTTAACTAG